One window of the Clostridium sp. MB40-C1 genome contains the following:
- the carA gene encoding glutamine-hydrolyzing carbamoyl-phosphate synthase small subunit: MKGILYLENGVTFYGKCFGAKGIAVGELVFNTSMTGYQEILTDPSYAGQVINMTYPLIGNYGVNKYENESEKIYAKGFIVKSICEEPSNYMSEESLSDMLERMNTVAICEVDTRNITKIIRDHGAMKCVITSENLTTGELDKHIKEYKIKTKFVEEVSTKQIINIPGKGKKVVLMDFGAKQNIIENLKLRDCDITVVPYNTSFEEIININPDGVMLSNGPGDPKDVPEVVETVKKIVKEKPTFGICLGHQILALAFGGDTYKMKFGHRGGNHGVYDIEKDKAYITSQNHGYAVDKESIKDKDIIITHINLNDNTVEGIKHKYLPVYSVQFHPEGAPGPEDSSYLFDKFIDIMNFNKVEKKAI, encoded by the coding sequence GTGAAGGGAATATTATACTTGGAAAATGGAGTAACTTTTTATGGAAAATGTTTTGGAGCAAAAGGTATAGCGGTAGGTGAGTTGGTTTTTAATACTTCTATGACGGGTTATCAAGAAATACTAACTGACCCATCTTATGCTGGACAAGTTATAAATATGACTTATCCCCTCATAGGAAATTATGGAGTAAATAAATATGAAAATGAATCAGAAAAAATATATGCTAAAGGGTTTATAGTTAAGTCTATTTGTGAAGAGCCATCTAATTATATGAGTGAGGAAAGTTTAAGTGACATGCTTGAAAGAATGAATACTGTAGCTATATGCGAAGTTGATACAAGAAATATAACTAAGATAATAAGAGATCATGGAGCTATGAAGTGTGTTATAACTAGTGAAAACTTAACAACAGGAGAGTTAGATAAGCACATAAAGGAATATAAAATTAAAACAAAATTTGTTGAAGAAGTAAGTACTAAGCAAATTATAAATATACCTGGTAAAGGTAAAAAAGTAGTATTAATGGATTTTGGTGCAAAGCAAAATATAATAGAAAATCTAAAGCTCAGAGATTGTGATATAACAGTAGTTCCTTACAATACTAGTTTTGAAGAGATAATTAATATTAATCCTGATGGAGTTATGCTTAGCAATGGACCCGGAGATCCAAAAGATGTACCTGAAGTTGTTGAGACTGTTAAAAAAATAGTAAAAGAAAAACCTACTTTTGGAATATGTTTAGGCCACCAAATATTAGCCCTAGCTTTTGGAGGAGATACTTATAAAATGAAGTTTGGACATCGTGGAGGAAATCATGGAGTATATGATATAGAAAAGGATAAAGCATATATAACATCTCAAAATCATGGATATGCAGTTGATAAAGAGAGTATAAAAGATAAAGACATTATAATTACTCATATAAACTTAAATGATAACACAGTAGAAGGTATAAAGCATAAGTATTTACCAGTTTATTCAGTACAATTTCATCCAGAAGGAGCACCAGGACCTGAGGATTCTTCTTATTTGTTTGATAAATTTATAGACATAATGAACTTTAACAAGGTAGAAAAAAAAGCAATATAA
- the carB gene encoding carbamoyl-phosphate synthase (glutamine-hydrolyzing) large subunit — MALDKMLKKVMILGSGPIIIGQAAEFDYSGTQACKSIKEEGIETILVNSNPATIMTDMNIADKVYIEPLKTDVIEKIIEKERPDGILAGFGGQTALNIAMELKEEGILDKYEVKLLGINSAAIKKAEDREEFKDLMIEINEPIPESAIAVNMKQCIEFVEKNGLPIIIRPAYTLGGTGGGIAETMEEYLEICDRGLKMSPITQILLEQSVAGWKELEYEVIRDKKDNCIIVCNMENIDPVGVHTGDSIVVAPSQTLRDSEYHMLRRSAVKIIRSLKIEGGCNVQFALDPNSSKYIVIEVNPRVSRSSALASKAAGYPIAKIASKIAIGYSLDELKNYVTKNSSACFEPALDYVVVKMPKWPFDKFNTAERHLGTQMKATGEVMAIDRNFESAFLKALTCLESKLVGIRLENGQELSNEELEEKIKKQDDERIFAIAEALRRDYKIDYIYDITKIDKWFLNRINNIVNVEKKLEQKVVDDELICKASTMGFTDVQISKLSNIDIERIDRVKKLKDIYPVYKMVDTCSGEFQAKTPYYYSCYENEEENFVSDKEKIMVIGSGPIRIGQGIEFDYCCVHGAWAIKNAGYESIMINNNPETVSTDFDTSDKLYFESLYIDDVMNVVRKEKPKGVILQFGGQTSINLAEKLSERGVNILGTSFESIDLAEDRDKFRNLLEKLNVKTPTGYAVTNINEAYEVVEKLGYPVIVRPSYVIGGRAMQVVYDKASLEKYMIEAVSLGNEHTILIDKYVKGTEIEVDAISDGEDIVIPGIMEHIERTGVHSGDSITVYPPMTLSKDTIDKLVKNTEKIARALKIVGLVNIQYVYDGKEVYVIEVNPRASRTVPILSKVTGVPMVNIAVQTMLGMKLGDSEWGTGLLKEGKIKAVKVPVFSNEKLADVDTYLGPEMKSTGEVLGVDYDLEKAMYKGFVASGIEICNEGSLYVSLKDVDKEEGIDIVKEYYKLGFKIYTSEGTGEELRKCNIDCEIVDVNNLFDLISKEKINLIINTPTKGNNIITEGFKVRRKAAEYKIPLFTCIDTAKTFLKAINIKNNNVEIQYRELKEYF; from the coding sequence ATGGCATTAGACAAAATGTTAAAAAAGGTTATGATTTTAGGATCAGGTCCTATAATAATTGGACAAGCAGCTGAATTTGATTATTCAGGTACGCAAGCTTGTAAGTCAATAAAAGAAGAAGGAATAGAAACTATATTAGTCAACAGTAATCCAGCTACTATAATGACAGATATGAATATAGCAGATAAAGTTTATATCGAACCATTAAAGACTGATGTTATAGAAAAAATAATAGAAAAAGAAAGACCAGATGGTATACTTGCAGGGTTTGGAGGACAAACAGCTTTAAACATAGCTATGGAATTGAAAGAAGAAGGTATATTGGATAAATATGAAGTTAAGCTTTTAGGTATAAATAGTGCGGCTATTAAAAAAGCAGAAGATAGAGAAGAGTTTAAAGACTTAATGATTGAAATAAATGAACCTATTCCGGAAAGTGCGATTGCAGTAAATATGAAGCAGTGTATTGAGTTTGTAGAAAAAAATGGGCTTCCTATTATAATAAGACCAGCTTATACATTAGGAGGAACTGGCGGCGGAATAGCAGAAACTATGGAAGAATACTTAGAAATATGTGATAGAGGGCTTAAGATGAGTCCCATAACTCAAATACTACTTGAACAGAGTGTAGCTGGATGGAAGGAGCTTGAGTATGAGGTTATAAGAGATAAAAAGGATAATTGTATTATAGTATGTAATATGGAAAATATAGATCCAGTAGGAGTTCATACAGGAGATAGCATTGTAGTTGCTCCATCACAAACTTTAAGAGACAGTGAATATCACATGCTTAGACGTTCTGCTGTAAAAATAATAAGAAGTTTAAAAATAGAAGGAGGATGTAATGTACAATTTGCATTAGACCCCAATAGCAGCAAATATATAGTTATAGAGGTAAACCCAAGAGTAAGCCGCTCCAGTGCATTAGCATCAAAAGCAGCAGGATATCCTATAGCTAAAATAGCTTCTAAAATAGCCATAGGTTATAGCTTAGATGAACTTAAAAATTATGTTACAAAAAACTCAAGCGCGTGTTTTGAACCTGCATTAGATTATGTTGTAGTAAAGATGCCTAAATGGCCTTTTGATAAGTTTAATACTGCAGAAAGACATTTAGGAACTCAAATGAAAGCAACTGGAGAAGTAATGGCTATAGATAGAAACTTTGAGAGCGCCTTTTTAAAAGCTTTAACCTGTTTAGAAAGTAAACTTGTAGGGATTAGATTAGAGAATGGGCAAGAATTATCTAATGAGGAATTAGAAGAAAAAATAAAAAAGCAAGATGATGAAAGAATTTTTGCTATAGCAGAAGCTTTAAGAAGAGATTATAAAATTGATTATATATATGATATTACTAAAATAGATAAATGGTTTTTGAATAGAATAAATAATATAGTTAATGTAGAAAAAAAATTAGAACAAAAAGTAGTAGATGATGAACTTATTTGTAAGGCTAGTACAATGGGATTTACTGATGTACAAATAAGCAAGCTTTCTAATATAGACATTGAGAGAATAGATAGAGTTAAGAAATTAAAAGATATATACCCAGTATATAAAATGGTTGATACTTGTAGTGGAGAATTCCAAGCAAAAACTCCTTATTATTACTCATGCTATGAAAATGAAGAAGAAAATTTTGTTTCAGATAAAGAAAAGATTATGGTTATAGGTTCAGGTCCAATAAGAATAGGGCAAGGTATAGAATTTGATTATTGCTGTGTTCATGGAGCATGGGCAATTAAGAATGCAGGCTATGAGTCAATTATGATAAACAATAATCCAGAAACAGTAAGTACGGATTTTGATACTTCGGATAAACTATATTTTGAATCTTTATATATAGATGATGTAATGAATGTGGTAAGAAAAGAAAAACCAAAAGGTGTTATACTTCAGTTTGGAGGGCAAACATCTATTAATTTAGCAGAAAAGCTTAGTGAAAGAGGAGTAAATATATTAGGAACCAGTTTTGAATCTATAGATTTAGCTGAAGATAGAGATAAATTTAGAAATTTGTTAGAAAAACTTAATGTAAAAACCCCAACTGGATATGCAGTTACAAATATAAATGAGGCATATGAGGTAGTGGAGAAATTAGGATATCCTGTAATAGTAAGACCTTCCTATGTAATAGGGGGAAGGGCAATGCAAGTAGTTTACGATAAAGCATCATTAGAAAAATATATGATTGAAGCAGTTAGTTTAGGTAATGAGCATACCATATTGATAGATAAATATGTAAAGGGAACAGAGATAGAAGTAGATGCTATATCGGATGGAGAAGATATTGTAATACCTGGAATAATGGAACATATAGAGAGAACGGGAGTACATTCAGGAGATAGTATAACAGTATACCCACCTATGACATTATCAAAAGATACAATAGATAAATTAGTTAAAAACACTGAAAAGATTGCTAGAGCATTAAAAATAGTTGGACTTGTAAATATTCAATATGTGTATGATGGTAAAGAAGTTTATGTAATAGAAGTAAATCCAAGAGCTTCAAGAACTGTACCTATATTAAGTAAAGTTACTGGTGTACCTATGGTTAATATAGCAGTTCAAACAATGCTAGGTATGAAATTAGGAGATTCAGAATGGGGAACAGGTCTTTTAAAAGAAGGAAAAATTAAAGCTGTTAAAGTTCCAGTATTCTCTAATGAGAAATTGGCAGATGTAGACACATATTTGGGACCGGAAATGAAGTCTACAGGAGAAGTTTTAGGAGTAGATTACGATTTAGAGAAAGCAATGTATAAAGGATTTGTTGCTTCTGGAATAGAAATATGTAATGAAGGTTCACTATATGTTTCTCTTAAAGATGTAGATAAAGAAGAGGGGATAGACATTGTAAAAGAATATTATAAATTAGGATTTAAAATTTATACTTCTGAGGGTACAGGGGAAGAACTTAGAAAATGCAATATAGATTGTGAAATAGTGGATGTGAATAACTTATTTGATTTAATATCAAAAGAAAAAATCAATCTTATAATAAATACCCCAACGAAAGGTAATAATATAATTACTGAAGGGTTTAAGGTAAGAAGAAAGGCAGCAGAATACAAGATACCACTATTTACATGTATTGATACAGCAAAAACATTTTTAAAAGCAATTAATATTAAAAATAATAATGTTGAAATACAATATAGAGAGTTAAAAGAATATTTTTGA